Sequence from the Toxoplasma gondii ME49 chromosome Ib, whole genome shotgun sequence genome:
ggAGACCGTTGAGGGGAACGCTTGAGTGGACTGttggaagcgaaaaaaagagagaagaagagggaagaagagagaagaaaggagacgatTGCCGatgagagggagagaaagcaatTGTCAAAAAAAAGCAGCTGGATGAATTTTCCGcggtgtcttctttctctttttcaatgagacgtctccttttttcttcggcCCAGCTCCGGAGCAGGCcaagagaacgcagaaacTCCGTTCAGATCCACTCTCTTTCCAACCTtgacaagagaggaaggactgGCCGCAAATGCGACTttggaaaaaagaaaactccCAGAACCACGGGTCCAATGCTCGGCAGAATTGCTGGAAAAAAACCGATCgcggcgcgcatgcaaaaagTCCgcaacgcgaaaaaaaaacgcatgcgagcAGCACGACGCGCTTTTCCTTGCTCGTCACTCCACAGCTTCAATGTTTCACCTCTTCTTatttctctgcatgccttgacagagagaagagacggaacagGTCGTCACAGTTCTTGTTGTTCGgctgggagagagaacgaaaagcAGCCacacaggcagagagacagcacagCGTACAGAGAGGTAGACAAAAAGAGCGCCAGCGGTAGGTAAATGACTGaacttcctcttttcttcagtcGTCGGGTCGTGGGCATCAACGCCCAGAACGCATATTCAGAAAAGGCTGCTTCAGGATGCAACATTCAAAACTCCAGCTCCGCGACAGCTACAGGAAGATACTTTTCTCTGCGAATCATCCGCTATTTCGTGGTCTCCtaaaaagcgagagagacagagtccCATCCAGCTGGCTTACATGCAGAACACTCGACACTTTGGCATTTATCTCGAGAGAACTTGAGAGGAACGGTTAGCAACCAGGCAACAAAACAATATaaagaaaacacaaacatACTCTGTTACATTCGTCCACCTAGTATGACGCACGTACACTGACTGATTAACTCTTTTCAGCTCTGTTCATCTTTTTCTACCTGTAAATCTATATCTATTTCTATCTACATCAATCTGTATCCATCTATCTATGCCTATTTTGATCTACCTCTCCATCTGTAAATCTAAATCCATCTGACGACATCTATCGATCCACCTGCCTACCTCTCTCTATCTTTTCTCAAATCGATCTGTCAACATCTGTCTCTTTGAATGACCAGTTCCGGTGTTGTGACGCCTTTTACTAGACGTTGAAGTCAAGCTAGTTGTCGCGAGTACAACGCTTTCTATTAAGCATGTCTCACTCTGCCACGATCGTCTTAAACTCCTCTGAGCAGACTTCTCATCGTGTCACCATGTTTCTCATTCTTTTGAACCTGCAGCTTTTCTTTAGCTCTCTCGGCCGATGCCGGGCGACTCCTTCTCATGTACAGACATCTTCGCTGCGAGCCGCGAACATGTTTTCCGTCGCTGAATTCAATTTGCAGCGGCTTCGATCCTCGTAAACCGTTCTTCGCCTTAGGCTTAGGAGGCGCAGCATGGGGAACCCCACGCTCCATGTGCGAAAAGGTGGAAATGAACCAATCGAAGGCCTGTTTTCGAGCTGAACTTCCGGCCTTCAAACTCTATTGAATCGAGATCAAATGCTTACCTATCAAGTCTACGAAAAAAAATATAAAGAGAACGCGCTTGAAGTTCAAATTTATCTGAAAGACCTTTTTACAAAAAGATCGAGAAACACTAGCGCATTTGCATAAAAAATGTGCCGAAACGGGACTTCTTTGACCGTGCATTCGAAGGTCTTTTGTGTCAACACAGTTTCAAGAACAGCCAGATTTGtgcaacgcagagaaaaacgcgcttTTCAAGCAGAAAGTTCCTTGCGTTTTGCTGTTGTGAGTCACATGTCAGGGAAATAGATACCCAACAGGTGCTCGTGAAGAATTTCCGAATTCCAAGTTTCTGAGTTCCCCAGTGAAGGACGATGGAATGCCGCATGCGCCTTCTGTCCTCTTGCGTAGAGGCGTTGCGCGAAGGGAATATGCGTCCCCCGCTATGCATGCGGTGTGCGGATGTATTAAAACGCGGTAATGAAACTTCCAAAACTTCAGCGTTCTTTACGTTTGCTTCTCCACTGTTTTTTGGAGACCCGTAAACTCTCCAAGCCTGAGGCGTCCCCGCCATGAGCCTCAGGCTGACACTGAAGGTCTTCTCGAGAAtcagaaaacgacagagaagactgAAGACGGTCGACCAAGCggaaggcagaagcggaaaagagagagaagaaaagaagagagggacgCGTCAGACTGGACGAAATACGACGGCAGGGAACTCGCAGAGCAAAGCGAGGCACTCCAGATCGCTGAGGATGTGACGGAACAGCGGGTGGTGAAAAGCAAAATAGAGAggtgaaagagaagcgaacaaGGTCGCCAGAagcgtggagaagaaacagcgcATAGCAGAACCGTTGCGAGAGCCAGGTCGCAAAAcagcagaaacgcatgcgaccAAAACAGGGGATGGGAACCATCAGACAGGAAAAGTTAAAAAGAATAGGATTGGATGAAGCTCACCGGTTCAACAACATGCCGTCACTACTCTCCACTTTCCATGCTGTTTACGGTTTAcaccttcgctctcttcttgccaagaatttcacctctgtgTACggtttccctgtctccgctgtctccgttgggTGCGTTTTCGTCCTTCCCCCCTGTTCGTTTCGCCGGTATCGCGATTCTCGTCGCGAACGACTCTCCCCACTCCTCATCAGCCGGACGTCGCTCTTCGTTTCGGATTCCCCCGTTCCTTCGTTGCTCCTTCCACTTCCCCGCCCTCCAAAACAACCATGCTCACATGcacacgcatatacatatacatatacatatatatgcatatatatatatatatatgtatatatatatatatggatgcatatgtgcatgtataaatatgtatgcatatgtatgtgtgtgtgtacatgtgtgCATGTTCGGCACTGGGCACCGACATGCTCGGTCGCGTCAGAGGTTCGTTTTCGACTGCCAGTTTTCTAGGAAGGCAGCTCTGACGCGCGGCAGGCAGGCAggcgcacagagagacacaagcaagaagaaaccaGGCAAGGGGACGCCACGGGCGCAGAGAgtctgaagagagaaaatcTGGCAGATTCACAGATGGGGGCGACGCAGCTGTTCCGTAGACGAGACGGTGAGTGTGCAGGAACTGAAAAGAAGCGAGCATCTTCAAGCGAAGACGCCACAGGCGCTAGTTTCACCCGTGAggcagaacgagagaacagaacAAAGTCGACCCCgaccttttcctctctctcccaggGCGACGAAGTGCATGCTCTGGACCGTCAGACACGGCTCCTGCAACGCCCTGccgctcttttttctttaCGCCGAAAAAATGTCAAGGTCGTCTTCGACCTCTTCGCCGGTGGCCTGAAAACCCACGGAAAGTGAAGGCGATCCAGAGAATCCGAATAGAAAAACGGTAGGACACTGAAGACGAATCCGCAGACGCCTCGTCTTTCACCCTTGAGAGGTGAGATCGCAGACCTCCACGTGTAATGCGGGGAAGCCAACTCCTGATGCGTGGAATCCTTCCCCTTTGGGGGCGTTGGCAATTCAAATCAAAACGTCGGGAGTCCGAATACGCAGACACAAACTAGGTGCCTCGTAGGCGTCGACGCGGCACACGGGGATCTCTTAGTCTACGAAAAACTCGATAGATCTGCCTAGGCTGCTGTCCAGACTCCCGGCTTCTGTTTCCGATCGTTGTTttcaacagagaagagacatgcAGAGCGCCGGACATCGACACTGCGATCCGAACCACGAGCCTTGCGCTGTGCTCCGCTTCTCCCCCCTCATGTGAGCGGCTCTGTAGAAACCGTCTGTTGAAGAAGCCGACGACGTTTCGGTTTGAGCGAAAAAGTGGAAGTCGACATGAAGTGACAGTGGGAATGTACATTCGTCGCAGCGCCAGCAAACGATCAAGAACTCAAACTTACGTTTTCGACTTCCTCTTGCttttcgcgttcctctctcgctcttcgaaTCCTCGCGTACACATCgctgctggagagaagaccgaTGTCTTCTAATCCTCGACCAGCCTTGAAAGAGTCACCTGCCTTCTCCGTTTGatcgccgccttctcgctgtgcatgcgacgcGTCCTCTGGCTGCCGGGAGCctccttgctcttcttcatcgCTGGCTGGGTCTCCCGCTTCCGAAATGCCGCCCTGAGTTCGGAGTCTCtttcgccgcttctccccCCCCGCTCCACTCggtgcttcgtcttcgcgcgCTTCGTCGCCGCGCTGCCTGAGTCTCGTCTGTGTCCCTGCGTCGGTCTCGGCCTTCTCTTCCGAAGCGTTGCCGCTCGTCGCGGCTTCTCCTCCACGGTCTCTACGCATGTCTCCcggttcctcgtcttcttgcaccttttctcctgcttcgctGGCTGTACCTCCAGTCGCTGCGGCCGCGTCTGCCGCACTGGGGAAACGATCTCTGCGCCACTTGAAAAAAAGCACAGTGCAGGTTttgtcgtcttcgcttcctcgcttcaCCGCCTCGTCGATGACAAAGCGAGCggcctgcagagaaacggaaggagagacaggagagagacctcGCCACTCCACAGCGCCCCGTACCGGTGTAGACCGATGTTCCGGCGAGCGAAGTCTGCGGCGCCCTGAGCCGGACAGGCGTCTCTCGAAAAAAATACTCCTGATCTGGCATGTGTGTCAACAGCCTCGCGAAAGGCTCCAGTCGACGtccgtttcgcttctctcacTCGCCAAAGGTCTCCTCAGAATCACGGGGAAAACTGCATACGCGGGGCGGTTCTTGCGCAGAGGTGATCGACGGTCACTCTGGCATgcaagaaggaaaatgcAGACCTCGAGAGACTCTGGACGATGGCCGAGCTTTCGCACGTCCGGAGCGCGAAAAACCGTTTGACGCTCGGCAGGCAATGCAAAACGCGAAAAGACATGAATTGCCTAACTTTCCCCACACACTCGTGAACTGTGGGGACGATTCAGCCCCGTCAAACAGAGGCCTTGCTCGCAAACCGGAGAGCAGAGTGCAGCTCAACATCCTTGTGTTCTGACTGCCTCCCGACGGCTGGCCCAAAAAACGACAGCTCGGCTCAACCTGAGAGTTCCGGGTGCCTCCGGAAACTCCTGAATGTCTCCGGCGAAGTTGCGGAGACACACCGCGCTCGCTGAAAGAAGGACGGACTGAGTGAGCTCAGCGACTCGAGGCGAGACAAGGTCGGGAGACGCTACGAGTCACAGCGCTATTTTTATTCCTTAGTAAATGCCGACTTCACTGAATTCGAGAAACTTCGAAAAAacagtgtacagacactgctTGCCAGTTGGTCGACTTTTAAGACTTCCCTGAACATGTTTGCCCCACACACCTGGAGAAAGGGTGAATCTGAAACGCCTAGCAAACTTCAACATCAACATGGCAGCAGGAGGTCCTTCTAAGACACTCGTGCGTAGTCCGCCAATGCAGAGAGCTAGAGCGCCGCGGCAACGCGGAACCGTTCCAAGCGATGGTTGACGACCTGGAACTCCTGTTCTACGCTCGAGTCTTGCGAACCAAGACACAAACAAATCCGAACTTACTTCTTGCGGTGGTTTGTCCAGATGCTCGGAAACGATTGCTACGACTTCCTCGTCGGAAAGGACATCCCAAATTCCGTCCGAGGCGAGGACCTAAAAGCAATCCAGCGCGCATGCATAGTATCGGAGAGGTTCGTCATAGACGAACCGGAACGGGTCACACGCTGTGCTTCAGTCACAAGCTTCGCTTCAGATTCGCAGCAAGAACGACTCACGCGTTTGGCACATCCAGCTTCCACCACAATAGACCGTGGTTTCCGTACACAAAAACCTTCGCGATCTGAAACACCAGCAGCTCAACTCGCCAGACGTACACAGAATCTATACGATTTTCTTCGAAAGCCATTCCTAATATTGAAGAACTCAAATAAAGCTCTTACCACTGATGAATTTGGAAGAAAGCACAGTCaacaacatatatatatatatatatgtatgtaaatgcagagagagagatatatGCATCAATAGCTATATTTGCAATTGAACCTAGGGTGTGTGTGAATGTTTGTGCAGATCTTTGATTACGGGATCGCAGTTCTTCTGTGTTGCCCCAGCATAGATGAGAGGACCACTGTTGTAAATGCAGTGGGTTGAAGCTCGTGTTCTAGCGCGAGATCAGTGCAGTGTATTTTCGCATGACATGACtgttgaagagaagagaggatcTCGATGATTGTCAGCCTACGAGGAAGAGGTCAGTTTCAAAGTTGATTGCGTAGACGTGGAGAGTCGGTTGACAAGTGACAAGTTTCTTCGGAACCTTCATGCGACGGTCCCCGAGCGCTCGCGAGGTGGCGAGGCCGAAAAGGCGATTTGTTTTCCGGTCCACAAAGATGACACGCCAAACGCCTTCGATGTTCATCACCTGGAAGGCATgagagcagcagcggcagagaAATGGAGGACTTCGTCCATGCGCATGCCCCGCGTGTGAAGGCgtcgcgacagagaagagcagccACCGCGCGCGTCCAAACCAGGCCGAACAGAGCACTCTCCACACCCAGTGGTGAGTAACGGACTTGACGACTCCAGGTTGAGCCGCAGATGAGACTCTCTCCCCGCCCCCGGCAACGCAAGGGATTGTGACGGCCTGGAAACGCCGCCGCCAGGCCCAAACGCGTGGATCGTCCGACCCGCTCTTGCAGAAGGTCTTTCCGCATCGATGGACATTTGAGAGACCCACTGTTCGAACCGGCGCGCCAGTTGAGACGCAGGCGCGCACAGAACCTCGACAGAGTGACGTATCAAACGACTTCACAAGTCTTTTTGCAGACCTGTGTAAGAGAACCACCTGGCCACAGATCCAGCAAGTGCCCGCTTGGGTCTGTTGACGCAGGCCGGTAGCAAAAAAAAGCGCCTTTGcctgaggagagaaaaggcctATGACGTAAAGGCTCGTTCTCACGGAGTGTACGCGTGCACACAGTCcatctgtgtctgtgcaaAAAACCGCAGATCTTTGTTTCGTCGTATTACCTCGCCTCCGTTCTGCTGCACGCGTCGCTGCTCGAGTTTGTGGTTCGGGCGGTGGTCTTCAGTCAGGCGGAGAGCTCGGTCGTCTCTGAAAAAATGCGAGAAACGCCTCAAGCGAAAACAGACTCGTCGAGGAAACAAGTGAAACGCGGAaccgcagagacgccgcagagCTGCGACAAACCGGGGCCACGAAGAGAACTCCGGAGACGAacttctgcagcttcccAGCGaccgcgcgcgagagagaaagtccGCGACATATGCCGAACCGAGAAGGAGCCTCGACAGCAGGTAAAGACTCCCAAAGACGCAACTGCGCAGAAGATACGTCAACTGCGTTTtaccaagagtggagagaaacgcaaaagcGAAAACTCACGGGAGAAGGCGATCTCCGAGCGAGCCCCCCGGGTATCGCAGCAGCAACGGTCGAAAAACTGCCGAAGCGTTGCGCGACTCCACAGGACAAAGAAGAGCTAAGACACTTGCGTTTATATGCAGTGGAAATGGGTGACCGGAAGGCGTCTCTACGGTCCAATCGACGCGACATGTTGCACGAAAACAGTCGTCTCTGCGAAGcgaaaaactcgagagacagagcagggGAGGAAAAGGGGAAACACAGCTTCATCCGACCCCCACTGCAAAGGCCGCCGAGATACGTACCGACAAAGGACCGCTCGCGtatcgcctgcatgcgcagtgAGAAGCTTCAACTGTCCGTCGTCATCCGGTCCGAACAGGAGCACGACGCAAGCTGTGCTCCCCGCTGCGACAAAACAAAAAAGCCGGTTCGCTTGCTGGGAACCCAAGGAATCGCAGCGCAACTACACAGCTACACAGATGCCCGGCTTTGCGTCGCACTCACAGCTCTCTCTCCATAAACAGATATAGACACATGCATGgacagacaaagaggaaaaggaaagcacCTACTGTAAACAGAAGCgtttatttatttatatatatatatatatgtatggaaTGGCCGCCGAGAGCCACGGACAGGACGTCTCGATAgcagcgtctctgtgtgAACGGAAGCCGTTTCGTGGAGACGGAGCGCTATGGTTCTTTGCTCTTCGAAGAGCGGGGAAAGGTCGCAGAAAGCGCAGCTCCTCACCATCTTGTTCGACGCCTGATTTTCGCGCACTGTCGAGGAAATTGTGATCCGTCATGAAGAAACTCTTGGCTGTCGCCTTCACGAGAGCCTCCAGACCGACAGACAGGAACTTTTCCTCTCGGCGTTTGGAAGGTAGCCCGTCGTTCAGCTGCTGGACCAGAAGCGAGAAGTtactcggtttcttctttcgcttcttaTCCCCTCTGTCGCGTTCCATCTCTCGGTCCTCAAGCtgttgtcttctcctctgagGGACAAGGAACGCAGCAGAGCCGCTGTAGCACTGGACAAAGGCCTCGTGTCACCTCGAACCTGTTTCGTGACTGGAACGGAGCTTTCAAGCCTCGCGCGCAACCTCCCTTCCCACCAGGGAAGAAACGGGGACGACAGATGGAAGCGAAACCGCACAAAAAGGTTGGATTACGACCATCTGCGTGTGCCCCCGTCGAAATACTCTGTTCACGGAGCAGACGCCAACGTTTCGGCTAGCAAATCGCCGCGCTCGTCTCCGGTCCGAACGGTCATGTCCACGGAGCAAACGACACAAAAGCAGAGATCTATGGCACCGGCAAAAAAGGAGCTCCCTCTATACGAAGCGCAGCACCCCGCGTCGCATGCGTGGAATGgccatgtgcatgcatgtacacaaaaatgcggcggcgacgcgcgCGCCGCCTCGAGCTCGAGTGTGACAGACAAAAAAACTCCGGCAAAAGCGAgatgcagacacagagacagagagacacagagcaaGGAACAGTGGCGAAatacgcagagaaagagcaccgggcacagaggaggagagaaagatcgaaaccgagaaagaagaggagacagagagagacacacagaaggcgagagctagggaagcagaaacagggagaagaaagaaagaacagaaaggatagagagggaagagaaatgccgaaaacgcgcgaaagaaacgcgcgTGTCTGGTGACTTACTTGCACAGTGCTGTAAATCTGTCTGTACAGGCTGATGAGGTTCTTGTGCAGGTTAACTGTCGCGTATTGCGCacagctgaagaagcgaaacgacATGCTCAAATGCCATGAATAGGTATGTGAGTGTACATGCAAATGTGTATATAAAGTACGTTTCTTCGTACacgcggagaaaacgcagaccgAGCGAGGACGAAACGCGCCTGGTTCAGCGAAGAGCTTCTTCAGTCCAGCTCAGTCGTCGACGACTACCGCCTCGGGAGAGCTGGAGGTGACATTGACGGACCTCGGATGGCCCGGAAGGAAACACAACGCGACAGAGGATGAACAAGGATGAACAAGGCAGAACGAcacaaaggagaaagaccTACCTTGACCCATCATGTCCGTCAAAGATCGCTGTGTAGTAGCAGAGCGTATTCTCATCGCCAGTAACCACTTGGACAGGCAGGGAAACTTTTGTGACATGCCTGTCCTCGATCTCCACCTTCCCCTCAGCACTGCCctgcgaaaagagagaagacctcTCACAAAACGCATGGCGCGAGCCTCACTAAGAATGCCGCTGAAACGTTCGAGGCGTCTCGAAGAAAATCCGACCGTTCTCGAGAAAGGCTCCGAGATACTCAGACCTGCAGAAAACTCCTGAGGtaaacagcgaagaagcgagatgCAAACGCAGACTGCCTCCCCACCTGTATCGGCCCTCTTCTTTatccttcctcgtctttctgttccttctctgctcgtttcgtctctcttcctgttcctctccccttctct
This genomic interval carries:
- a CDS encoding protein phosphatase 2C domain-containing protein (encoded by transcript TGME49_208500) yields the protein MAAQEAPPLWAPADSNWVAADRVADAGGEAETPFDVDTEEEQAAESDDAKVEGRAAQQGDSEKEQRRGDHEAQSEDVWYMHRTLPHWLYNPREGVYFNRTTGDIVLPSTGEATEANAPVGGVAQTHESREESAEGEEGEEEVEEGVEGVEGEEGEAEDDLQEEEEDEDIDLDLETDVVAGTAERKGSAEGKVEIEDRHVTKVSLPVQVVTGDENTLCYYTAIFDGHDGSSCAQYATVNLHKNLISLYRQIYSTVQRRRQQLEDREMERDRGDKKRKKKPSNFSLLVQQLNDGLPSKRREEKFLSVGLEALVKATAKSFFMTDHNFLDSARKSGVEQDAGSTACVVLLFGPDDDGQLKLLTAHAGDTRAVLCRDDRALRLTEDHRPNHKLEQRRVQQNGGEVMNIEGVWRVIFVDRKTNRLFGLATSRALGDRRMKVPKKLVTCQPTLHVYAINFETDLFLVLASDGIWDVLSDEEVVAIVSEHLDKPPQEAARFVIDEAVKRGSEDDKTCTVLFFKWRRDRFPSAADAAAATGGTASEAGEKVQEDEEPGDMRRDRGGEAATSGNASEEKAETDAGTQTRLRQRGDEAREDEAPSGAGGEKRRKRLRTQGGISEAGDPASDEEEQGGSRQPEDASHAQREGGDQTEKAGDSFKAGRGLEDIGLLSSSDVYARIRRAREEREKQEEVENATGEEVEDDLDIFSA